From the Jeongeupia sp. HS-3 genome, the window AGCCTTGGGGGCAGATGGCATGAATACTCGACCAGTTGTTTAAATGGCTGGTAAGGGATCTTGATGGATCATTGTATGTGCCGTTGGCTATGGATATTTGTTCTTTTTTTCCAAGCCCTCTAGTTTCCCAGCATTGAGCTGATTTGGTGACCCATATGTAGCTATTTATGCGCTCTCTGTTTCCAAGTGAGTCATACAAATCAACCAGCTCTGATGGTTTTATGAAAATGAAATCAAAATCTCGACTATGGAAGCTATACGTAACCAAAATCCAATAATCTGCTGGAGAGGTTTCTATTTTTTCTCGATTAAACGTCCACCATCCGCCGGATTTGATTCCTTGTGCTATTTCTGGTTTAACATTATTGCCAAGATAATCTTTCGAGAATTTAACTTGCAAGGAAATAGATTTGCTGTGCTCTCTGTTTGTAACAAGCAAATCTATTCCGTCATCTTTTGATGGGACCCATACTCTTGCATCAGGAAAATTTTCTTCGATTTTGGTGGCAACCAAATACTCTCCGGCATGAATCGTAAATATTGGGCGCAATGTTTATAGCTCCTAACGTTCAGGTTAAGGGGCCGGCTTTAGCCGGTCCCGAGTGAGCGAAGCGAACGGCCTTGAACCGCATGTTAGGCATTGCAAATTTCCCCGCCTTGTTTTAGCTCTAAGCTCAAGCCGTTTAAAATGGAGCGAAGAAATTTGTCAAAGATCATGAAGGCAACTTCTTGAGCAAGTTTTGCTGTGGCACTATCTGCTAGCTCTGCCCTGTGCACAACAGCATTTCTCGCGCCCTGTAGTTGTGTGATTTCTTCCCAAATTGTTTTTGAGTGGCCTTCTATTTTGGGAGAATTAAAGTCAATGCTTCCGTACTCCTTTAGCACGCGAGCAAGCAAAGGCTTAAACCTGTCAAAGCCGTTATGTTTGACGGCGAGGTCGGAGATAAGGTCTGCGACGGATTCGTTATGAACCAAGCCATAGATAACAGGCTTGAGAAGAGTGACCTTTAAACCAACTTCAATTGAGGTGGTGAAAAGCACTAATGCTGACGATGGTGAAACTTCAAGAAGTTTTCGGGCTTCATGAAATATAGAAATAGCACTCACGGCCAAGGTGCGATTGCTTACATAGTAAGAGCGGAGACGCTCAAATGTAAACTCGTCAATCGCCTGCCCGGATATTTCATCCACCAGCGTTGAATACCATTCATCGCGGGCGTCTTCGTCAGGTGTATTCATATCGACTCCAGGCTTTGCCTAACGTTTGAATTAACGGGCGGGCTTTAGCCCGTCCCGGTTGAATGAAGTGTTAGGCGTACTTGGTCCAATATTTGTTTTCTCTGTTATCGCCTAGCGTTCGTATTGGTCTGGACTTCTTTAACGTGTGCCTATCCAATCTTTTTTATCGAGCTCGTAATGATTGTATTTTTCGTTGTCAATCTCAATAATGCTCTGAAAGCTAAAGCCACATTTTTGTATTACCCTATTCGACGGCGTGTTATTTAATAGAGCAATGGCACTAAGCACCTTGATGTTCGTGCTTTCAAATAAATAATTAATCATTCCTTGTGAGGCTTGGGTTGTGAATCCTTTGCCTCTATGATTCTTGGAAATTGCGTACATAATTTCTCGGTTTGGTGGTGGCAATTCGTCTTTAATTCCTGAACAGCACCAGCCGATAAATTTTCCTGTCTCTTTCAAGATAATTCCTAATCGAAGACGGAGTTCGCCAATGTCTTTACTTTTTGATGCAGTGTTTAAAAACTGTTTGTTTTCTGGAATTTCATAGTTGGTAAACCAATCTTCTCTTTGCTCTTTCGATACGTTCCAGCCTGGCAAAAATTCATGTATTTCAGGTTGCCAAGTGAGTGAATGAAAATCATCTAAATCAGTAACTAAAAATTCTCGTAGGATTACATCCTTGCATTCAATCGTAAAAATGCTTTTTTCGAAATCGGAGCGAGCATTAGTGCTCATAATGCATCCCTCGGCGGACGGGCCGCCTAACGTTGAAACTAAGCGGAGGCCGAAGGCCGTCCGCTTGAGTGAAGTGTTAGGGCGATTTTGGTTTCGTTATCCGCGAACGCCCGCTTTGTTTTTGAAGCATACCGCACCGAATCAACGAGATGCAAAGCTAAACCGGCTTGCACCACGCCACCCTAAAGAAAAGCAACAAGCACCACAGTAAAGAAAAATAATCTGGTTAGTTTTTTATTTGGATAAGCCGTTGGTGCGAGGTGCAAACGGAAGCTGGCTTTCGCCTGTGAACCGTTGTTTCAAATTGCCGATGAAACCTAAACCAATGTGAGCGGGCATGCCGAGCAGTGCCTTCACCCTAACGTAGAGCTAACCGGCTCGCCAAAGCGTAGCTTTGGCGAGTCCAGCGACCGAAGGGAGCGAGGTTGAGCGCCATGTTATGCATGGACGAACACCTTATGTTCTTTGCCTCGATCATCGGTAGTGGAGACAATGATTTCGTGTCCCATTTTTACCAGCCTGTAGCGGACATGAATATCTGATAGGCGTTCTGCTTCAAGTCGGTGGTTGGCAATGTGCTTTGGTAACCAATCTTTCCAGTAGGCAATAGACTTGTGGAGAACTTCCGGGTACTTGCCAGTAGGAGAAACCTGCCCGTTGGCAAAATTGATATCAATTTCGTAACCAGGGGAATGGCGGGCAAGCTCAGGCAGAACATCCAGAATATATTGGTCATCTACGTAGTTCATCAGGCTCACGAATGAGTGGCCGAAATTGTGAAGCATGGCGTCAATGTGCTTGTATTTCATAGTGCATAACGTTTGAATTAACCGGCTGGCTTTAGCCAGTCCGGGTTGAATGAAGTGTTATGCATCTATTTCAGGATTGTCGTCTTTCTAGCCAGCGTCTCGACGACACCTTTCATGAGCTGCGCTAACTGGTGAAGTTCCGCGATATTCAGGCTACGAAGAGGGTCGCTATCTTCGTATACATACCTTACCGCCACAAATACGTTGTCATGCCGCAGTAGGAGATCGCGAAGGGTTTTGCCATTTTGATATAACGTAGATGTTGAGTACTCCGATTCGAGTTCGGTTCTTACCCAATCATCGGCCGTATCATATAGTTGACTGAGCTTATGGGTCGATTTCTCTGGTTGGGCAGTGACTACACCACCTCTTACACCGTTTCCGTAGTCCTCTAGATCTTTGATGATGGAATAGGACGAAACCGATTTGAGGTACAGTTCTAGCGCGAGAACGGAATTGATAATTTCAGGGAGTAGCACTCCTGATCCAGGGGGTTGTGCCCTTAAAAGGTCAGCAGCGGTCCAAAACTGGTCAGCCGCATCCTTGACCTGTGGATCAGGTATCTGCTTCTTCACGTAACCGTATTTCTGAGTGATATCGTTCATGATGCATAACGTTTGAACTAACGGGCCGGCTTTAGCCGGTCCCGGTTGAGTGAAGTGTTAGATGCCTTTCGCTTGAGGCGGCCAATGAGCCCCAAATGCGTAAACGAAAATCCTTTTGAATATTTGAGTCCATAGCCGAGCGCACGATCAAACCCGATATGAGCGCCCCAGATAAAACCAGCGCTAACAAGGACCGGGACGGAAGCAACCGCACCCACGAAAAGACAGGCCAATGCGCCAATGTAGGAGTGCGCCATGTTGTATGCGATGGCTCCAGTGCTGGAGCCAGCAACATAACCAAGAAAGGATAGATCTGGGATGAGGAAGCAGGCAGCAAACAAGCCCCAGCCTGAACCGAATTTTGAGTAGCAGATGAGTGCCATTGCAAAAACGCTCAGGCCTTCTAGCCTCAGTACGATTCGTACATTTCCGTTTGCGGCGCCAGGCATATGCCTCCCTTGGCATCTAACGTTGGAGTTCAGCCGCCCCGGCACGGGGTCGGCTGGGACGACTTGTTAGGCCGGTAACATTTCATGGATATTTCGCGCCGCCGGCTTGGAGTTGTATTCAGAAGAAAGTGCAAGTATCAAGAGCATTTCTATCACGAGCTGATCCGTTTGATTTTCAGTATTCACAAAACGGAGGAGCGTCCAATGATCCCACCAGGGTGCTTCGTAATGGCAGGATGTTCTAAGGTTTGCGCGCTCTTTAAGAGTTTGTGTGGTTTGGCCAACATAGAGGCACTGGCCAGTATCTCCGAAAAAAGCATATATGGCGCCAATGCCCTGATCCTGCAACGAATTGTGCCGGCTCCAATCGTTTGGAGTTTTCTCAATAGCTCGCTCAAAAAACCAATCTCTAGCAGTCAAAGCGCATGCACCAACGGACTTTCTAAGAGTTTCTGTTTCCATGCGGATTCTCTAAGGCCTAACGTTTGAATTAACGGGCGGGCGTTAGCCCGTCCCGGTTGAATGAAGTGTTAGGCGTTTTTAGCACAACTCGACAGCCAACTCACCATCAATTGGCCGAGTAGGCCATGGAGAGTTTGTGCACGATACAACTCTCCCGTTCTCGGTCCTGTACTCATAATACATAAGCGTTTCAGGGCTCTTTATCTCTCCATAAAGATACCATGACCACTTAACTATGGATGCCTCGGGTATTTTTAGAGTGGTTCCATCAACAATAAGCTCAAATGGATTGGTTATCTCAAGTATCTCACCATTTTCAAAAACAACCTTGAGAACCTCACCATCAAATGATGCACTTTTGGAAATATGGCAGTTATCCATTGGCCGCCCGAACCAACACCCAAAAATACAAAGTGATCCACTTCGAATTTTTTCATCAAGCGACATAAGCTGAGCTGCGATATTCATCGAATTACGCCTAACGTTTGAAATAAGCGGAGGCCGAAGGCCGTCCGCTTGATTGAAATGTTAGGGTTGCGGCCTTTGATTTATTTGCGCCGCACGCAACCCCGAAACTTGAATACAACCATAGCAACGCCAAAAAGAGCAACATCGCACACCGCATTGTTGGAAAAAAGCACCCTGGCAACGAAGAACTACCAACGAACCCAGCCTCAAATAAACTGCCAAGCTTTTTTGGGCTAATCATGAGCGCTGCATTCCGTTGCTAATCTGCCGCACTAAATAAAAGCGAGGGTTGAAACCTGAAAAGAAGATTTACGACGGTAAAAAGATATTGCAACTGAGTCACGATAATTAGACAGCTAAACCACAACAAAACGGGCAACGAGACTGCGAAGCCAAAGCAGGGCGAAACCCTTTGAAAACAACTGACTTGAAAGAGCCGATCAGGAATGCGCCTGATCCCTAACAGTTAATAGACTGACCTACGTGTCAGTACATTATTAATGATACGGACGCCCAGATAAGCACATACACCACTGATTTCATGGCGTTTTTTACCCACCCCGTCCGTCTATTCATACCAATGATACGGACACAGCGCACCTTACGCAGTATGGTCTGTCCCCATGCAGAAGGACAGAGGATTAAGCGCTAAGCGCTGAATGCTGCCGTTCAAACTCGACCGGTGCCAGGTAATCCAGCGTCGAATGGCGGCGGCGATGATTGTAAAATCGGATGTAGTCGAATATATCCGCGCGGGCCTCGTCGTGACTCCGGTAGCGGGTCAAGTAAACCCGCTCCGCCTTCAACGACCGGAAGAAGCTTTCCATCGCAGCGTTGTCCCAGCAATTGCCCGCTCGTGAATGGCTCGGCACCATGCCGTGCCGTTTCAGCAACATCTGGTAATCAAACGCACAATACTGGCTGCCTCGGTCCGAATGCAGTAGCACCTCCCGCACCGGTTTCCGTCTGGCAACGGCCATCGTCAACGCAGCATGCACCAGTTCTTGCTGCATTCGATGGTGCATTGCCCAGCCGACCACGGCGCGGGAATACAAGTCCAGCACCACAGCCAGATACAGCCAGCCCTCGTCAGTACGGATGTAAGTCATGTCCGACACCCAGCGTTGATTCATCCCGGATGCGTCGAATTGCCGTTCCAGCCGATTTGGTGCCACCGGAAGCAGGTGTTGGCTGACCGGGACAGGTCGCCACCGTTTACGGGAACGTACCTTCAGCCCGCCTTGGCGCATCAGGCGGCCAACACGGTGGCGGCCACAGGCGAAGCCTTGTGCGACCAGTTCCGCATGTATCCGACGATGCCCATAGATGCCGTTGACTTCGGCATGGACCAGACGGATTTCCCGTAACAGCACGCGATTAGCCATCTCTCGCATCGAAGGCGGCCGGTTGCGCCAAGCGTAGTAGCTGCTCCGTGAGACGCGGAACAACTGGCACATGACGGCAACAGGATAACGCTCAGCAAGCGCCTGAATGGCGCGGTACTTCACTTCGTGGGCTGCGAGAAGATGGCGAGCGCTTTTTTTAGGACGTCACGCTCCATGGTGACGCGTGCTAGATCATCGCGCAGACGCTTGAGTTCGGCTGCTTCGCCCAGTTGCTTGCCATGACCAGGAAAGGCATCCATGCCCTTGAGCAGAAACTGGCGTTTCCATTTGCCCAGCAGGCCTTCGGTGATGCCGAAGGCCTGCGCCACGTGACGTAGCGGCGTGCCAGCCAGGATTTGCTCAACAGCTTCCCGCTTGAAGGACTCGGGAAAGGTACGGCGGATTTGGGTCATGAACACTCCTTGGTGGCGATTATCCACCTTAAGTTAGTGTCCTTCCGTATAGGGACAGACCACAGGGTGCATACGCTTCGACAAGCGCAGTAAGGGCGGCAGATGCCATGGCACGCTCCCAAAAGGGCGTGCCGCATGCAGCAAATAATAGTGTCCTCAGATTGCCAATATGCCCTCGCGCTGCAGTGCGGCGCGGGGTTAGTTAGTGATTACTGCTGGAATTGGCACCAAACGATGCGACGAGGCGGTCGATGTCGCTACGCCGCCAAGCGGCCACGCGCGGCCCCAACTTCACTTGGGCAGGGAATCGGCCTTTTTTGATACCTTCGTACCAAGTGGCACGGGAAACAGGAATGATGCTCAGCACTTCAGGCAAGCGCAGAAAAGAATCAGATGTAGTCATTACGCATTTCCAACCCCCTAAGGGTGAATCGGGAAATGTGTCCTCATGTGCAAACTAAATATTCCTCTACTGGCGAAGGGGGCTCGACCAGCGTCCGATGTCATCAATAGATGTACATATAGAATATAGGCAACCTTGATGCACATGAATCAAATAACTATGCACATTGCAGTGCGCCGGCCTGTTCCAACGCCACCGCCCTTTTCCAGAAGTCCGTCCAAATGGTCATTGGGTCATGCAGCTTTACCGGCACGTAGCGACACAACGTTCCCAACCTTTCCAGCAAACTCATGTGGCGGTATGAATTGCCCGTGGTTGGCATCGAGCCAGTCAGCCCACCATTGCATCATCAGCCTGCGTTGCTCCAAAAATTCAACTTTGTGTGTGTAGGCGACACGGACACTGTTGCGCTCCTTGTGACTCATCTGGCGTTCAACAACATCCCTGTCCCATAACCCCGCTTCGGTCAGTGCAGTGCAGGCCATCGCCCGGAAGCCATGCCCGCATACTTCGGTCTTGGTATCGTAACCCATGCGGCGCAGCGCAGCATTGACCGTGTTTTCGCTCATCGGCTTGGCAGCATCGTGATCACCAGCGAATACCAAATCAAAGCGCCCTGTCAGGGGGCGAATCGCTTCGAGTACGGTCAACGCCTGGCGCGATAGCGGCACGATATGCTGCTCTTTCATCTTGGCACCACGATGCGAGTGCGCCACGCCTTCGATGAGCTCGCGGCTGGCCGGTATCGTCCAAGTGGCGCGGTCGGCGTCGATCTCGTTCCAGCACATAAAACGTAGCTCGCTGGAACGGACGAAGGTTAGCAATGTGAAGCGCAGCGCCAATGCGGTCAGAATACGCCCCCGGTAGGCGTCGAGCCGCTGCATGAGCTCAGGAACTCGCTCCAATGGCAGGGATGCACGATGTACGAGTATCGGCGCTTCTAGCGCCCCGGAAAGGTCGCCAGCCGGATTGCTATCAATCAGACCGGTCTGCACGGCATAGCGCATGACGCCGCTGATGTGTTGCCGCACCCGCCCCGCCACTTCCAGCGTGCCGTTCTCCTCGATCTTGCGTAGTGGAGCAAGTAGATCGCGGGTTTTCAAGTTGGTCACGGGCTGTCTGCCAATGGCGGGGAATACGTAGGCTTCCAGCCGAGCGAGAATGTTCCGCGCGTGAGCGGCGGACCATTTGGCGGCATTCTTGGCATGCCATTCCCTGCTGATGGCCTCGAAGCTGCTTGTGCGGTCGTACTCGGCATCCAATTTGGCTTGCCGTTTGTTCTCGATGGGGTCGACGCCAACAGCAAGCAGGCCCCGGGCCTCCTCGCGCTTGGCACGCGCTTCTGCCAACGATAGCGCCGGATAGTCCCCGAACGCAGTCAGCCCGGATTTGCCGTTGGGCTTGGTGAACTTGAAGCGCCACGACTTGGTACCGCTGGCCTTGATTAGCAGGAACAACCCACCACCATCAAACAGTGAATAGTCCTTGTCGCGAGACTTAGCGTTGCGGCAGTCGGTGTCGCTCAGGGGCTTGATTTTGCGCGCCATAGGTATACAACCTAAAATCGAATCAATGTATCCCTAAACGTATACCAAAAATCACTGGATGTACATGGACGCTCTTGGATGACCCAGGAAACAAAAAACCCCTGAAAGCTAGGTTCTATGGGGTTTTCTGGACGGCACTGGACGCTTCTGGAACTATAGTTGGTACCCCCGACAGGAATCGAACCTGTAACTGGCCCTTAGGAGGGGCCCGTTATATCCATTTAACTACAGGGGCAGAGTAGGCATCCCGGAATACGTGGCAGCAACGGGCGGCATGTTCCGGCAAGCCGAGCATTATAGCGGTAAGCGGGTCTTGGCGGAAACCGTGCACGTTAAAGAAGGCCTGCGCCCCAGCCAGAGTCGCCGACTGATACGCCAAGCGTGAGGGGCCGATCTGCGACGCGCTCACCATACGATCCAGCCCTGCTTTCAAGGCAGGCGCCGTTATCGCGCGGGAATCAACGCCGCCGCATCCACACGATCCGCGGCAGTTCGATACCGTTGCGTTCAAGCAAGGCCGCGTAGCGGACGGTGACGCGGCCGAACTGTGCATCGACGTCGTTGATGAAATAGCGGCTTTGTATCGTCAGCGTTTCACCGCGCACATTGCTGCGAATGCGCTCGGGCACCGCTTGGGCGAATTCGGCGACGGTAGAAAAGTATCGTCCCGAGCGCTTTGATACCACCGCTTGGGCATCGGACAAGGTCATATCCGGTATCAGCGCCGCGAGGACTTCGGGCGGTGCGAAGTTGACGTTGACCGACGTCGCCTGCGGCAAGACGGTCACAAAGGGCGTCAAGCGCGCAATGGTATCGGCATCCAAGCCCCGGATTCGCGTCAGCGAGCCAAGATCGACCAGCGGCTGATTGCCGGCGCGGTAAGGCTGCGGCAGGGCCAAGTAGTCGGCATCCTCGGCGCCATCGGGTGTGCGGACGGCACTATCGGCATCGATCCAGTCGACCAGGGCGTCGACCAGTTTCGGTGAGACCCCGGCAAATTCAAACAGGCGGCGGCAGGCGGCAATTTCGGTTTCGTTGGCAACGCCATTGGCCACCAGATTATTGAGGTTGAAACGCCCCTGCTGCTCAAGCAAGCGCCCCCCCACCTTGCCCTGCTCGACCGGGATCGCCGGGATGGGGATATTCCACGGCTCGAGCAAATGATCGATCTGGTTGTTGCGCGCATCGTCGCGCAGGGTGAACCGGGCCAGTTGCACCCCCGAATAGGCAATGGCGCGCGATTGCCCCTGGTCGAGCTGGTTTTCCAGCTGGTGGAACCACAGCTGCTGGCGCCAGGCGATCCATGCCGCCAGCGCAGCGACCAAGGCGGCGGTAATCACCGCGGTAATCAGGGCGATGCCGGCCTGCTTTCTCATGGCAGCGCGAACACCCGCTCGATCGGTGCACTACCGTTGCGCGCCAGCGTGATCTTTACCGCGCGCGGCAGTGTCGCGGCGGCCGGGGTGCTGGCGCCCGCCGGCCAGCGCGGCTGCCAGGCATTGCTGCCGTCGAGGAAGGTCGGCACAAACTGAGCAATATCGTTGAGCAGCGGTAAAACCATCGGCTGCTCGGTTGGTGCCGGGTCAAGCGAATCCCACAGCAACAGCTCCAGCTTGCCGTCCTGCAAGCGATACGCCACGCGCTGCGGGTCTCGATCGCGAGCAAAGCGGATGAATTCAAGCGCAGGTTTGGTTCGCGCCAGATCGTCACTGCGGCCAATGAACGCCGGCTGCGCCTGGCCGCTGCCATCGCGCCACGGCCGATTTACCGATTGACCAACGTCGTCGCCGAGACGGTCAAACACCAGTGACAGATCACGCCACGATTGCGCCTCGGCGTCGAGGCGCAATTTGGTCGTCGCCACCGCATCCAGCCCGCGCCACGCCACCAGCGCGATCACGCTGAAAATCGCCAGCGCCACCAGCAGCTCAAGCAGGGTAAAACCGGTACGGTCAGCGCGGCGCATTAGCTAAATAGCCCACCAACGTGGCGACCGCGTGCGTTTGATCGCCATCGGCATACACTTTGATCTCCACCCGGCGGAAGCTGCGATTGGGCGAGACGCCGTCTTCCTCTTGCCAGACGAACTCGCGGCCGACCATCGTCGAGCGACCCTCACGCCGGCCGGGCTCGGGAAACTCGGCGCGCGCGGTGATCTCGGCCAGGCGGTTTTGCGCCACCCAGCCGGCCAGGGTGCGCGTTGCCAGGTCGCCGGCGGTATCGGTGCTCGCCGAGACCGCGCGCAAGGCGGCGGCCATGGCGATCGCCAATACCGCCAGCGCCACCAGGACTTCGACCAGCGTAAAGCCCCGTTCACGCATCGCCCTGCTCCGGCATGCTCGCCCTGACTCGCCCCATTGCATCGCCATCGAGCTGCCAGCGCACGCTGCCAAGCTGCAAATCCAGATGAAACGGTGCGTTCACGCCCGACGGTTCAAACACGATGCGCTCGCCGATCCGCCGCTCGCGCAGATTGATCGTCTGCGCGACGAGCTTGGTGCCCTCGGGCAGTTCACGCGCGCGCAGCACTTCGTCGGCGGCGATCGCTTGCCAGGCATTCTGATCGTCGAGCAACCAGAACTGGTAACCGTGACCATCACTCGACCACGCCATCGTCCGCCCCGAATTGATCGCCGCATCGCGGGCATTTTCCAGTAGCAACGCCAGACGCGCCGATTCGCGCGACAGCGTGGTCGCGTCCGAATCACCCAAGCGCACCACCGCCAGACCGAGAATCAGGCCGACAATCGCCAGCGCGACGAGAATCTCAACAAGGGTAAAGCCGAGCCGGCGACGCATCGAAGCGGATTACAGCTGCCAGGAGCCGACATCGGCGTCGTAGCCTTCGCCGCCCTGGGTGCCGTCGGCACCGTAGCTCATCACGTCGATCTCGCCCTTCAGGCCCGGGTTCAGATAAAGATAATCACCGCCCCAAGGGTCTTTGGGCAGCTTCTCAAGATAACCGCCGGTTTTCCAGTTCATCGGTACCGGCGGCTGGCTCGGCTTCTCGGTCAGCGCCTTCAGCCCTTGCTCGGTCGTCGGGTAACGGCCGTTATCGAGTTTGTAGAGCTTGAGCGCCTGCACCACGCTGCGGATGTCCTGCTTGGCCGCGACCACGCGCGCCTCGTTCGGCCTATCCATGATTTTCGGCACGATCAGCGCGCCGAGAATCGCCAGAATGGTGATCACGACGAGGATTTCGATCAGGGTAAAACCGCGTTGGGCGCGGCCTTGGACGTGTTGCATCATCTGCTCCGTTATTGGAATGGCTTTATTTGATGAGTTGATTCATTTCGAACACCGGCATCAGGATCGCCAGCACGATCAGCAGCACCACGCCGCCCATGATCAGCACCATGATCGGCCCCAGTAGGCTGGTGAAGGTCGCAACGCGATTTTCCAGCTCCTGGCTTTGCTGCTGCGCCGCCTTGTCGAGCATGTGCTCAAGCCGGCCGGTGGCCTCGCCGCTGCCGATCAGATGGATCAGCACCGGCGGAAACAATCTGGATTCGGCCAGCGCCCGCGATAGCGTCATCCCTTCGCGCACCTGCGCCGCGGCGGTCAATACCGCGTCGCGCAGCGGCAGGTTGGCGAGCACGCCGGCGGCGGCGTTCATTGCCCGCAGCAGCGGCACGCCGCTGCTGACCAGAATCGCCAGCGTCGATGCCAGCCGCGCGGTATTGCCGGCCCGCTCGAATCGGCCGAACAGCGGCAGGCGCAACTTCCAGCGATGAAAAGCACGGCGGATGGCCGGCTGCTGCAGTGCACGCCACGCAGCAAAACCGGCGCCGGCCAAGGCGATCAGCAATACCAGCCCCCAGTCGCGTACCACCGCGCTGGTCCAGAGCAGCGCCCGGGTCAGAAACGGCAGCGTCTGCTTGGCGCTCTGGAACACCGTCACCATCTGCGGCACCACCCAGGTCAGCAGGCCGACGATGACCAGCACCGACACCACCATCACCACCAGCGGATAAATGAACGCCAGCATCACCTTCGACGCCAGCGCCGCGCGGCTTTCGAGGTAATCGGCCAGCCGCTGCATCACCGCCGCCGCCTTGCCCGACTCCTCGCCGGCCGCCACGATGGTGCGATACAGCTCCGGGAACGCGCCGGGATGGCTCGCCAAGGCTTGCGACAGCGATACCCCGGCGAGGATCTCGCTGCGTATCGCCGCAACCAGCTCCTTTTCGCGCTCGCCCTCGCTCTGCTCGCCCAGCACAACCAGCGCTTCATCCAGCGTCAGGCCGGCATCGAGCAAGGTCGAGAGCTGCCGCGTCAGCAGCGCCAGACGGGCGGTGCCGAGGCTGCGGTGTCGCCGCGCCTTGGCGCTGGTCGAGCCTTCGACCAGCTCGCTGACCCACAGGCCGCGCTCACGCAGAGACAGCCGCGCCTGCCGGGCGCCGTCTGCCTCGACCGCGCCACGAACTTCCTTGCCATCGGCACCGACTGCGCGGTAACGGAACGTGCTCATTCTGGCGTCCCTGTCGGTGCGGGCAACCATCCTAGCGAGGTCGCAATGTTGACCGCCAAGCCGTACAGCAGCAAGGCCACCGGTAGATAGGCAAGCAGGCCCGCAGCGATCAACGCCGGCCGGTGCACCGTCGCGACCGCCACCGCGCGCACCAGCACCACCAAGCCGTACAGGGTCAGCAGCACCGTCGCAACCAAGCCGGCATCGTCGGGCAGCATCGCCACCACGGGTTGCAGCAGCTGCGGCGTTGCCGCCAGCACGATCAAGGGAAACAGCGTGCCTTCAAACGGCCGGCGGTCCAGAATCCGCAACCAGCCCATCAGCCACAGCGTCGACAAGATGCAGCTGATGAGATCGAGGATGCCAAAGAACAGCAGCCTTTGTGGCAGCGATGCCTTGAACTTGCCGGCACCGAGCGCTGCGGCCAGCGACAGCAAGGCCAGCCACACCAGCGGCTGCCAGACCGGGTAGCGATAATGTGACAGCGGCCCGACTTTCAGCCGGGCCACGTCCAGGGCGTCACGCACCAGCTGTTGCATCGAAGCCGGGCGCTCAGGCAAAGATCACGGTCTTGTTCGAATACACCAGCACCCGGTGTTCGAGATGCCATTTCACCGCACGCGCCAGTACCATTTTTTCCAGATCGCGGCCCTTGCGGATCAATTCTTCGACATCGTCGCGGTGCGAGATGCGGATCACGTCCTGCTCGATGATCGGGCCGTCGTCGAGCACTTCGGTCACGTAATGGCTGGTCGCGCCGATCAGCTTCACGCCACGGGCAAAGGCGCGGTGATACGGCTTGGCACCGTCGAACGCCGGCAGGAAGCTGTGGTGAATATTAATCACCCGTTGCGGGTAGGCGCCGGTGAAGTCGTGGCTGAGCACTTGCATGTAACGCGCCAGCACGATCAGGTCGATGCCATGCGCTTCG encodes:
- a CDS encoding integrase arm-type DNA-binding domain-containing protein; translated protein: MARKIKPLSDTDCRNAKSRDKDYSLFDGGGLFLLIKASGTKSWRFKFTKPNGKSGLTAFGDYPALSLAEARAKREEARGLLAVGVDPIENKRQAKLDAEYDRTSSFEAISREWHAKNAAKWSAAHARNILARLEAYVFPAIGRQPVTNLKTRDLLAPLRKIEENGTLEVAGRVRQHISGVMRYAVQTGLIDSNPAGDLSGALEAPILVHRASLPLERVPELMQRLDAYRGRILTALALRFTLLTFVRSSELRFMCWNEIDADRATWTIPASRELIEGVAHSHRGAKMKEQHIVPLSRQALTVLEAIRPLTGRFDLVFAGDHDAAKPMSENTVNAALRRMGYDTKTEVCGHGFRAMACTALTEAGLWDRDVVERQMSHKERNSVRVAYTHKVEFLEQRRLMMQWWADWLDANHGQFIPPHEFAGKVGNVVSLRAGKAA
- a CDS encoding DUF4260 domain-containing protein is translated as MPGAANGNVRIVLRLEGLSVFAMALICYSKFGSGWGLFAACFLIPDLSFLGYVAGSSTGAIAYNMAHSYIGALACLFVGAVASVPVLVSAGFIWGAHIGFDRALGYGLKYSKGFSFTHLGLIGRLKRKASNTSLNRDRLKPAR
- a CDS encoding GNAT family N-acetyltransferase gives rise to the protein MSTNARSDFEKSIFTIECKDVILREFLVTDLDDFHSLTWQPEIHEFLPGWNVSKEQREDWFTNYEIPENKQFLNTASKSKDIGELRLRLGIILKETGKFIGWCCSGIKDELPPPNREIMYAISKNHRGKGFTTQASQGMINYLFESTNIKVLSAIALLNNTPSNRVIQKCGFSFQSIIEIDNEKYNHYELDKKDWIGTR
- a CDS encoding transposase; its protein translation is MTQIRRTFPESFKREAVEQILAGTPLRHVAQAFGITEGLLGKWKRQFLLKGMDAFPGHGKQLGEAAELKRLRDDLARVTMERDVLKKALAIFSQPTK
- a CDS encoding AlpA family transcriptional regulator — translated: MTTSDSFLRLPEVLSIIPVSRATWYEGIKKGRFPAQVKLGPRVAAWRRSDIDRLVASFGANSSSNH
- a CDS encoding GIY-YIG nuclease family protein, with the translated sequence METETLRKSVGACALTARDWFFERAIEKTPNDWSRHNSLQDQGIGAIYAFFGDTGQCLYVGQTTQTLKERANLRTSCHYEAPWWDHWTLLRFVNTENQTDQLVIEMLLILALSSEYNSKPAARNIHEMLPA
- a CDS encoding IS3 family transposase translates to MKYRAIQALAERYPVAVMCQLFRVSRSSYYAWRNRPPSMREMANRVLLREIRLVHAEVNGIYGHRRIHAELVAQGFACGRHRVGRLMRQGGLKVRSRKRWRPVPVSQHLLPVAPNRLERQFDASGMNQRWVSDMTYIRTDEGWLYLAVVLDLYSRAVVGWAMHHRMQQELVHAALTMAVARRKPVREVLLHSDRGSQYCAFDYQMLLKRHGMVPSHSRAGNCWDNAAMESFFRSLKAERVYLTRYRSHDEARADIFDYIRFYNHRRRHSTLDYLAPVEFERQHSALSA
- the gspK gene encoding type II secretion system minor pseudopilin GspK translates to MRKQAGIALITAVITAALVAALAAWIAWRQQLWFHQLENQLDQGQSRAIAYSGVQLARFTLRDDARNNQIDHLLEPWNIPIPAIPVEQGKVGGRLLEQQGRFNLNNLVANGVANETEIAACRRLFEFAGVSPKLVDALVDWIDADSAVRTPDGAEDADYLALPQPYRAGNQPLVDLGSLTRIRGLDADTIARLTPFVTVLPQATSVNVNFAPPEVLAALIPDMTLSDAQAVVSKRSGRYFSTVAEFAQAVPERIRSNVRGETLTIQSRYFINDVDAQFGRVTVRYAALLERNGIELPRIVWMRRR